A portion of the Flavobacterium magnum genome contains these proteins:
- a CDS encoding urocanate hydratase, with product MTFKEQIKQGIPTVLPEPKPYETNINHAPKRKEILSADEKKLAIRNALRYFDPKDHAILAKEFLDELNTYGRIYMYRLRPDYKMYAHPIDEYPGKCEQAKAIMLMIQNNLDYAVAQHPHELITYGGNGAVFQNWAQYLLTMKYLSEMTEEQTLTIYSGHPMGLFPSHRDAPRVVVTNGMMIPNYSKPDDWEKFNALGVTQYGQMTAGSYMYIGPQGIVHGTTITVLNAGRKIAKNKESLAGKLFVTSGLGGMSGAQPKAGNIAGCITVCAEVNPKAVQTRHSQGWVDEVITDLDALVARVNSAKAQKEIVSVAYLGNIVDVLEKFDTENLYIDLGSDQTSLHNPWAGGYYPVELDFETAQTMMSENPELFKEKVQQSLRRHAAAVNRHTAKGTYFFDYGNAFLLESSRAGADVFAANGIDFKYPSYVQDILGPMCFDYGFGPFRWVCASGKPEDLQKTDDIACKVLEDMAKDAPAEIQQQMQDNIQWIKGAQQNKLVVGSQARILYADAEGRIKIAQAFNEAIKKGEIGYVVLGRDHHDVSGTDSPYRETSNIYDGSRFTADMAIQNVIGDSFRGATWVSIHNGGGVGWGEVINGGFGMVLDGSKDAARRLESMLFWDVNNGISRRSWARNDEATFAIKRAMETQPLLKVTIPNKVDDAILDF from the coding sequence ATGACTTTCAAAGAACAAATAAAGCAGGGAATCCCTACCGTGCTGCCCGAACCGAAACCGTACGAAACCAACATCAACCACGCACCGAAAAGGAAGGAAATCCTTTCTGCCGATGAAAAAAAACTTGCCATCCGGAACGCGCTGCGTTATTTTGATCCGAAAGACCACGCGATTTTAGCCAAAGAATTTCTGGACGAACTCAATACTTACGGCCGTATTTATATGTACCGGCTGCGTCCCGATTATAAGATGTATGCCCATCCGATTGACGAATATCCGGGCAAGTGTGAACAGGCAAAAGCCATTATGCTCATGATCCAGAACAACCTGGACTATGCCGTGGCGCAACATCCGCACGAACTGATCACGTATGGCGGAAACGGTGCCGTGTTCCAGAACTGGGCCCAATACCTGCTGACAATGAAGTATTTGTCGGAAATGACGGAAGAACAGACACTGACCATATATTCCGGACATCCGATGGGATTATTCCCTTCACACCGCGATGCGCCGCGAGTCGTTGTGACCAATGGCATGATGATCCCGAATTACTCCAAACCGGATGATTGGGAAAAATTCAATGCGCTTGGTGTGACACAATACGGGCAGATGACCGCCGGAAGTTATATGTATATCGGGCCACAGGGAATCGTTCATGGCACAACAATCACCGTCTTAAATGCCGGAAGGAAAATTGCAAAAAATAAGGAAAGTCTCGCCGGAAAATTATTTGTCACGTCCGGTTTGGGCGGGATGAGTGGCGCGCAACCCAAGGCAGGAAATATAGCAGGCTGCATCACGGTGTGTGCCGAAGTGAATCCCAAAGCGGTGCAAACGCGACATTCACAAGGCTGGGTTGACGAAGTGATCACTGATCTGGACGCGCTCGTCGCCCGCGTCAATTCGGCTAAAGCGCAGAAAGAAATTGTGTCGGTCGCCTACCTGGGCAATATCGTCGACGTATTGGAAAAATTTGACACGGAAAACCTTTATATTGATCTGGGGAGCGACCAGACATCACTCCACAACCCGTGGGCCGGTGGCTACTATCCTGTCGAGCTGGATTTTGAAACGGCGCAAACCATGATGTCTGAAAATCCGGAACTCTTTAAGGAAAAGGTGCAGCAATCTCTGAGGAGGCACGCCGCGGCGGTGAACAGACATACCGCCAAGGGCACTTACTTCTTCGATTATGGCAATGCATTCCTGCTCGAAAGTTCGCGTGCCGGTGCCGATGTGTTTGCTGCGAACGGGATTGATTTCAAATATCCGAGTTACGTACAGGATATTTTGGGACCGATGTGTTTCGATTACGGATTCGGGCCGTTCCGTTGGGTCTGTGCTTCAGGAAAACCCGAAGATTTGCAGAAAACAGATGATATCGCCTGTAAAGTGTTGGAAGACATGGCCAAGGATGCGCCCGCCGAAATCCAGCAGCAGATGCAGGACAACATTCAGTGGATTAAAGGCGCACAACAGAATAAACTCGTTGTAGGCTCGCAGGCACGTATTTTATATGCTGATGCTGAAGGCCGAATAAAAATCGCACAGGCTTTCAATGAGGCGATAAAAAAAGGCGAAATCGGCTACGTGGTTTTAGGCCGGGACCATCACGACGTGTCGGGGACGGATTCCCCTTACCGTGAAACCTCGAATATTTACGATGGTTCTCGTTTCACTGCCGATATGGCGATACAAAATGTGATTGGGGACAGTTTCCGCGGCGCGACCTGGGTGTCGATCCATAACGGCGGTGGCGTAGGCTGGGGCGAGGTAATCAACGGTGGATTTGGCATGGTTCTTGACGGTTCGAAAGACGCAGCCCGACGCTTGGAATCCATGTTGTTCTGGGACGTCAATAACGGCATTTCAAGACGCAGCTGGGCACGCAATGACGAAGCGACTTTTGCGATAAAAAGGGCGATGGAAACGCAACCTTTATTGAAGGTCACCATCCCTAATAAGGTTGATGACGCTATCCTGGATTTCTAA
- a CDS encoding DUF4136 domain-containing protein has translation MKMIRMISLLSVLLLVSCSSVRVASDYDKTVDYSQFKTFAFHKQGVDKVEISDLDKKRILHAIEDEMTKKGLTKSENPDLVVNIFTKARQEVNVNQFYSGWGYGWGWGWNPWGFNNTYVSTKTEGTLFIDLIDAKKKELVWQGEGSGYLTKNADAKDARIKEFVTKILGQYPPAKK, from the coding sequence ATGAAAATGATTAGAATGATTTCATTATTATCTGTCCTGCTGCTGGTTTCTTGCTCGTCGGTACGGGTCGCCAGCGATTATGACAAAACTGTTGACTATTCCCAATTTAAGACTTTCGCGTTCCACAAACAGGGCGTTGACAAAGTAGAAATCTCCGACCTGGACAAAAAACGCATCCTGCATGCGATTGAAGATGAAATGACGAAGAAGGGCCTCACCAAAAGTGAGAATCCTGATTTGGTTGTCAATATCTTCACTAAGGCAAGGCAGGAAGTGAATGTAAACCAATTCTATTCGGGATGGGGCTATGGCTGGGGATGGGGATGGAATCCCTGGGGTTTCAATAACACCTATGTATCCACCAAAACTGAAGGCACCTTGTTTATCGATTTGATCGATGCCAAGAAGAAAGAACTCGTTTGGCAGGGCGAAGGCTCAGGCTACCTGACTAAAAATGCAGACGCCAAGGATGCGCGAATCAAGGAATTTGTCACGAAAATCCTCGGGCAGTATCCACCGGCAAAAAAATAA
- a CDS encoding alpha-ketoacid dehydrogenase subunit alpha/beta: protein MEIAESTLNKTVLEKAFATMATAKAMTELYEENFKTVSKYVHATSRGHEAIQIALAMQLLPQDYAFPYYRDDAMMLGIGMQPYDLMLQLMAKKDDPFSGGRTYYCHPSLRDADKPKIPHQSSATGMQAIPATGAAMGFWYKENIGIEDKNEQKPIVICSLGDASVTEGEIAEAFQMAALKQLPILYLVQDNGWDISANANETRAQNAFEYAKGFHGLEAVSIDGADFTESYLTMQKVLKTMRAERRPFLVHAKVPLLNHHTSGVRMEWYRDDLDEAKSRDPFPVLKQQLADAGFSSEEIEKINRTAVSKVQADYDKALQAEDPKPEDLFTHDFAPTPVTEEKGERNPIREDKVVMVDCALFAVEELMKKHKECLLYGQDVGGRLGGVFREAATLAQKFGDERVFNTPIQEAFIVGSTVGMSAVGLKPIVEVQFADYIWPGLNQLFTEVSRSSYLTNGKWPVSMILRVPIGAYGSGGPYHSSSVESVLTNIRGIKIAYPSNGADLKGLMKAAYYDPNPVVILEHKGLYWSKVKGTDEARVNEPSEDYILPFGKANTVQEIWGQDTEETITVITYGMGVHWALNASKDMKEKVEIIDLRTLYPLDEETILKSVKKTKKCLVVTEEPVNNSFARSLAGMIQERCFKYLDAPVMVIGSENLPAIPLNMTLEQTMIPSMEKVKVKMEELLHY, encoded by the coding sequence ATGGAGATTGCAGAAAGCACATTGAATAAAACTGTTTTAGAAAAGGCATTTGCGACGATGGCCACTGCCAAGGCGATGACGGAACTGTATGAGGAGAATTTCAAGACGGTTTCCAAATACGTACATGCGACTTCGCGCGGGCATGAGGCCATACAGATTGCGCTCGCGATGCAGTTGCTGCCGCAGGATTATGCGTTCCCGTATTACCGCGATGATGCGATGATGCTGGGCATTGGCATGCAACCGTATGATTTGATGCTGCAGTTGATGGCGAAGAAAGACGACCCGTTTTCAGGTGGGCGTACGTATTACTGCCACCCAAGTTTACGTGACGCCGATAAGCCAAAAATTCCGCACCAATCTTCGGCGACGGGTATGCAGGCGATTCCTGCTACAGGCGCGGCGATGGGTTTTTGGTATAAGGAAAATATAGGAATCGAAGATAAAAATGAGCAAAAGCCGATTGTAATTTGTTCGCTTGGCGACGCCTCCGTAACGGAAGGTGAGATAGCCGAAGCGTTCCAGATGGCCGCGTTAAAGCAATTGCCGATTTTATATTTAGTTCAGGATAACGGCTGGGACATTTCAGCAAACGCAAACGAAACACGCGCGCAAAATGCGTTCGAGTATGCCAAGGGCTTTCACGGCCTTGAAGCCGTTTCCATCGATGGTGCTGATTTTACCGAAAGTTACCTGACGATGCAGAAAGTATTGAAAACGATGCGTGCTGAGCGCCGTCCGTTTTTGGTGCATGCCAAAGTGCCGTTGTTGAACCACCATACTTCCGGGGTTCGTATGGAATGGTACCGTGATGATTTGGACGAAGCGAAATCGCGCGACCCGTTTCCGGTGTTGAAACAGCAATTGGCCGATGCAGGATTTTCGTCAGAGGAGATTGAAAAGATAAACCGTACAGCCGTTTCAAAAGTACAGGCCGACTACGACAAGGCATTGCAGGCCGAGGATCCGAAGCCGGAAGATCTGTTTACGCATGATTTTGCGCCCACGCCGGTAACCGAGGAAAAAGGCGAACGGAATCCCATCCGTGAAGATAAAGTGGTCATGGTCGACTGCGCGTTGTTCGCCGTGGAAGAGTTGATGAAAAAGCACAAGGAATGCCTGTTATACGGACAGGATGTAGGGGGGAGGCTTGGCGGTGTATTCCGTGAAGCGGCTACACTGGCACAGAAATTCGGCGACGAGCGTGTGTTTAATACACCCATCCAGGAGGCCTTTATTGTTGGCTCTACCGTGGGCATGTCGGCAGTTGGTTTAAAACCGATTGTTGAGGTGCAATTCGCTGACTACATCTGGCCGGGACTGAACCAGTTGTTTACGGAAGTCAGCCGTTCGTCGTACTTAACCAACGGAAAATGGCCGGTTTCAATGATTTTGCGTGTCCCGATTGGCGCGTATGGCAGCGGCGGTCCTTATCATTCGTCTTCGGTAGAGAGTGTGCTGACGAACATCCGTGGGATAAAAATCGCTTATCCGAGCAATGGTGCCGATTTAAAAGGATTGATGAAAGCCGCCTATTATGACCCGAATCCGGTAGTTATTTTAGAACATAAAGGCTTGTATTGGTCAAAAGTAAAAGGTACCGATGAGGCGCGCGTCAACGAGCCGTCAGAGGATTACATCTTACCTTTTGGCAAAGCCAATACTGTACAGGAAATCTGGGGGCAGGACACGGAAGAAACGATCACTGTGATCACTTATGGTATGGGAGTACACTGGGCGTTGAACGCTTCAAAGGATATGAAGGAAAAAGTGGAAATCATTGATTTACGGACGTTATATCCTTTAGACGAGGAAACGATTTTAAAATCGGTTAAGAAAACGAAGAAATGCCTTGTTGTTACCGAAGAGCCTGTAAATAATTCATTTGCGCGAAGTCTGGCAGGGATGATTCAGGAGAGATGCTTCAAATACCTTGATGCGCCGGTGATGGTGATTGGGTCTGAGAACCTGCCCGCAATCCCGCTGAACATGACTTTGGAGCAGACGATGATTCCGTCGATGGAGAAGGTGAAAGTGAAGATGGAGGAGTTGCTTCATTATTAG
- a CDS encoding branched-chain amino acid aminotransferase, which translates to MSYTIKETRATTSRINEVDINNSVMGHAFTDHMFICDYEDGQWKNPRIEPLHEIPTHPAAMALHYGQAIFEGMKATLGKDGSPLLFRPDENAKRLNFSADRMGMPLFPEDLFMEGLKRFMAIEHNWIPTSEGSALYLRPFMYADEAFIGMRAATKYKFIIFASPAGPFFSKPIKLWAETKFIRAANGGTGEAKAAGNYAAAIRPTEIARTKGYDQVLWLDARDFEYVQEVGTMNFFLKIAGKWITPNLGGSILAGITRMSVIDLLRDKGFEVEERPITMQEIVGAFENGTLEEAFGAGTAVGIAMVEEIGYKDMKIKFPAENPVSEDVKQTLEKIKHQEIEDKFGWIVPVELDASVNA; encoded by the coding sequence ATGTCTTACACTATCAAAGAAACAAGAGCAACAACTTCAAGGATTAACGAAGTGGATATCAACAATTCCGTGATGGGTCATGCCTTTACGGATCACATGTTCATCTGCGATTATGAAGATGGCCAATGGAAAAATCCGCGTATCGAACCACTGCACGAAATCCCAACGCATCCTGCCGCTATGGCTTTGCATTACGGGCAGGCGATTTTTGAAGGGATGAAAGCGACTTTAGGAAAAGACGGTTCGCCGTTGTTGTTCCGTCCCGATGAAAACGCGAAGCGACTGAATTTCAGTGCGGACCGTATGGGGATGCCTTTGTTTCCTGAAGATTTATTCATGGAAGGATTGAAAAGATTTATGGCGATAGAGCACAACTGGATCCCGACGAGCGAGGGAAGCGCATTGTATTTACGTCCGTTTATGTATGCCGACGAGGCGTTCATAGGCATGCGTGCCGCGACAAAATACAAATTTATCATTTTCGCCTCACCGGCCGGGCCGTTTTTCAGCAAACCGATTAAATTGTGGGCTGAAACCAAATTCATCCGTGCCGCTAACGGTGGAACCGGCGAAGCCAAAGCTGCAGGAAATTACGCCGCGGCGATTCGGCCGACAGAAATCGCCCGGACCAAAGGCTATGATCAGGTATTGTGGCTCGATGCACGCGATTTCGAATATGTGCAGGAAGTCGGGACGATGAATTTCTTTCTTAAGATTGCAGGGAAATGGATTACACCAAATCTCGGTGGTTCGATCCTTGCCGGAATTACGAGGATGAGCGTAATCGATTTACTGCGCGACAAAGGATTTGAAGTGGAAGAAAGACCGATTACGATGCAGGAAATTGTTGGCGCTTTTGAAAACGGAACTTTGGAAGAAGCTTTCGGCGCGGGAACGGCAGTTGGAATCGCGATGGTAGAAGAAATAGGGTATAAGGATATGAAAATCAAATTCCCGGCGGAGAATCCGGTGTCGGAAGACGTGAAGCAGACTTTGGAGAAAATAAAGCACCAGGAAATCGAGGATAAGTTCGGATGGATTGTTCCTGTGGAGCTCGATGCGTCGGTGAACGCGTAA
- a CDS encoding dihydrolipoamide acetyltransferase family protein, whose translation MGESISEATIINWLKNVGDSVDAEETILEVATDKVDSDVPSPVSGVITEIRFGKDEVVKVGEVLALIEADGSVAGKKITIGKTEEVKQAAKPLPNDTKKEEVKLQARSNPDAFLSPLIISIAQKENLSLEEVQSIPGSGADRRIQKSDVFNYLKSRKYPIRKENANMQIPNATNTYPKPVIQFTEGKDRIVEMDRMRKMIADHMVYSKQTSPHVTSYIEVDVTNLVEWRNKNKDIFAERHNQKLTFTPIFVDAVAKAIADFPMINVSVDGKNIIVHSDINIGMATALPSGNLIVPVVKNANEMNLVQLAATVNHLADSSRNNKLKPDEVQGSTFTISNVGTFGSLMGTPIINQPEVAILALGIIKKRPEVMTTEKGDEIAIRSMMYLSLSFDHRVVDGFLGGSFLRKVGDYLEQFDLNTAI comes from the coding sequence ATGGGCGAAAGCATTTCCGAAGCGACCATTATCAACTGGCTGAAAAATGTCGGGGATAGCGTGGATGCAGAAGAAACGATTTTGGAAGTGGCTACGGACAAGGTCGACAGCGATGTGCCGTCACCGGTGTCAGGCGTTATCACTGAGATTCGTTTCGGTAAAGATGAGGTGGTGAAAGTGGGCGAGGTTTTAGCACTAATCGAGGCAGATGGCAGTGTAGCGGGCAAAAAAATAACCATTGGTAAAACCGAGGAAGTAAAACAGGCAGCAAAACCACTGCCGAATGATACCAAAAAGGAGGAAGTGAAATTACAGGCCAGGAGCAATCCCGACGCGTTCCTTTCCCCATTGATCATCAGTATTGCACAGAAGGAAAACCTGTCACTCGAGGAAGTACAGAGCATTCCCGGGTCGGGTGCTGACAGAAGGATTCAGAAAAGTGATGTTTTCAACTATCTGAAAAGCAGGAAATACCCGATCAGGAAGGAAAATGCAAATATGCAAATCCCAAATGCCACCAATACTTATCCAAAACCGGTAATCCAATTCACGGAGGGCAAGGACCGCATCGTCGAAATGGACCGTATGCGTAAGATGATTGCAGATCATATGGTGTATTCGAAACAGACCTCGCCGCATGTGACTTCCTATATTGAAGTGGATGTGACGAATCTGGTCGAATGGCGCAATAAAAACAAAGATATTTTTGCAGAGAGGCACAACCAGAAACTGACATTCACACCCATTTTTGTCGATGCGGTTGCCAAAGCGATTGCAGATTTCCCGATGATCAATGTATCGGTGGATGGCAAGAATATCATTGTTCACAGCGACATCAACATTGGGATGGCGACCGCTTTGCCAAGCGGAAACCTGATTGTCCCGGTAGTAAAAAATGCGAATGAAATGAATCTTGTGCAATTGGCAGCAACTGTAAATCACCTGGCGGACAGTTCACGCAATAATAAATTAAAACCTGATGAGGTTCAGGGAAGTACTTTTACAATCTCCAATGTGGGGACATTCGGAAGCCTGATGGGCACACCGATTATCAACCAACCGGAAGTGGCGATCCTGGCGTTGGGAATCATCAAGAAACGTCCTGAAGTGATGACGACCGAAAAAGGGGATGAGATTGCAATACGCAGCATGATGTACCTGTCACTGTCGTTCGACCACCGCGTCGTGGATGGATTTTTAGGTGGGTCGTTCCTGCGTAAGGTAGGCGATTACCTCGAACAATTTGATCTCAATACGGCAATCTGA
- a CDS encoding transferase hexapeptide repeat family protein, with product MIYEFKGFIPVIHESSFIHPQAAVTGNVIIGKDVYVGPGAAIRGDWGGIVIEDGCNVQENCTVHMFPGKSITLKKGAHIGHGAIIHGANIGANCLVGMNAVIMDDAELGDECIVGALTFIKAEMKIPNRKMVVGNPAMIVKDISDEMIAWKTKGTELYQKLPKDLYETLKAVEPLREIPKDRPVQETNYMTLEEFRKK from the coding sequence ATGATATACGAATTCAAAGGCTTTATCCCCGTCATCCACGAAAGCAGCTTCATCCATCCGCAGGCTGCGGTCACCGGCAACGTGATTATCGGTAAGGATGTATATGTCGGGCCTGGTGCGGCAATCCGAGGCGATTGGGGTGGCATTGTCATTGAAGACGGCTGTAATGTGCAGGAAAATTGTACGGTACACATGTTTCCGGGAAAGAGCATTACTTTGAAGAAAGGAGCGCATATCGGGCACGGAGCGATTATCCATGGCGCCAATATCGGCGCGAATTGCCTCGTCGGGATGAATGCGGTAATCATGGATGATGCCGAATTGGGTGATGAGTGTATCGTTGGTGCTTTGACTTTCATCAAGGCCGAAATGAAAATCCCAAACCGTAAAATGGTTGTAGGGAATCCGGCAATGATTGTAAAAGACATCAGCGACGAAATGATTGCCTGGAAAACGAAAGGCACGGAGTTGTATCAAAAGTTGCCAAAAGATTTATACGAAACGCTGAAAGCCGTCGAACCTTTACGGGAAATCCCGAAAGATCGACCCGTTCAGGAAACGAATTACATGACGTTAGAAGAATTTAGGAAAAAATAA
- a CDS encoding enoyl-CoA hydratase/isomerase family protein: protein MSTEAYVTSTIENHIATIEFFHPEQNSLPGNILAELADTITKTGNDDNVKVIILKSGGDRTFCAGASFKELININDAATGKVFFSGFANVINAMRKCPKFIIGRIQGKTVGGGVGIAASTDYCFATKFAAVKLSELNVGIGPFVVSPAIERKMGVSAMSQIAIDANTFYEAEWARSKGLFAEVFESIEDMDTKVDAFAKHLCTYNSEAMTEMKKIFWKGTDDWDNLLAERAAISGRLVLSDFTKETLKKFK from the coding sequence ATGTCAACAGAAGCATACGTAACATCAACCATAGAAAACCACATCGCGACAATAGAATTTTTCCATCCGGAGCAGAATTCCCTGCCGGGGAATATTCTCGCGGAATTGGCCGATACGATTACAAAAACCGGAAATGACGACAATGTAAAAGTCATCATCCTCAAAAGCGGCGGGGACCGCACGTTTTGCGCCGGAGCCAGTTTCAAGGAATTGATCAACATCAATGATGCGGCAACAGGGAAAGTATTTTTCTCAGGTTTTGCCAATGTCATCAACGCGATGCGCAAATGCCCGAAATTCATCATCGGAAGAATTCAGGGGAAAACCGTCGGTGGCGGTGTCGGTATTGCGGCATCAACAGATTATTGTTTTGCGACGAAATTCGCGGCGGTAAAATTAAGCGAACTCAATGTCGGTATCGGGCCATTTGTGGTTTCACCGGCCATTGAAAGGAAAATGGGTGTTTCCGCCATGTCACAAATCGCCATCGATGCCAACACTTTTTACGAAGCGGAATGGGCGAGAAGCAAAGGACTGTTTGCCGAGGTTTTCGAATCGATTGAAGACATGGATACCAAAGTAGACGCCTTCGCCAAACATCTGTGTACTTACAATTCCGAAGCCATGACCGAAATGAAAAAAATCTTCTGGAAAGGCACAGACGATTGGGATAATCTATTAGCAGAACGCGCCGCAATAAGTGGACGATTGGTGTTGAGTGATTTTACGAAAGAAACATTGAAGAAATTTAAATAG
- the paaZ gene encoding phenylacetic acid degradation bifunctional protein PaaZ, whose translation MSKLQNYVNGHWTAGHGEGAPLFDSVTGEIITHASTEGLNFEEILHYGRTTGGAKLRKMTFQERGNMLKKLALYLTKKKELFYEISYRTGATRVDSWIDIEGGFGNLFANASLRKLFPNQPYDVEGDPIDLSRGGRFMAHHILVPKPGVAVHINAFNFPIWGMLEKCAVNWMAGMPAVVKPATSTSYLTEAVVKEIITSGILPEGALQLICGSAHNILDFVESQDVVTFTGSADTGRKLKANPRIISEAVPFNMEADSLNCSVLGEDAVPGTPEFDLFVNQVRSEMTVKCGQKCTAIRRIIVPESLIEDVQIALGKALDKVTIGDPRLKEVRMGSLVSNDQVNEVKMRTREIAKTASIVYGDYDKIATVGADASKGAFISPMLLREDNPFKNITVHETEAFGPVATLMPYKNIEEAVELAKLGKGSLVSSIVTNSDKIAKDYVVSAASHHGRILVLNRENAKQSTGHGSPLPQLVHGGPGRAGGGEEMGGVRGVKHYMQRCAIQGSPTTLTEITGIYQPNSAYKEAPEHPFKYYWDDIEPGMSLKTHKRTVTDTDIINFANLTWDHFYAHTDITSLKGSIFEKRTAHGYFILAAAAGLFVWPNKGPVAANYGLEECRFLRPIYHNDTMYVRLTCKQKVERDSRGEELPSGIVKWFVEVFDQNDELTAIATILTMVQKKSPFTEINRNNINEYLTKLTVNHKANWGTMTPQHMVEHMEQQYRFAANQKGDFEIATPAEHLDKYRETIFNHRPMPQGHKHPLMRAEWNEDLEHADLPMAKMKLLEAMDAYEQYFKENPEVRTKNVVFGMMDKFEWDLLANKHFDHHFKQFGILD comes from the coding sequence ATGAGTAAACTACAAAATTACGTAAACGGACATTGGACAGCAGGACACGGCGAAGGCGCGCCTTTGTTCGATTCTGTTACTGGTGAAATTATCACGCATGCTTCCACAGAAGGCTTGAATTTCGAGGAAATCCTGCACTACGGAAGGACAACCGGCGGCGCAAAACTCCGAAAAATGACTTTCCAGGAACGCGGCAACATGCTCAAGAAACTGGCGTTGTACCTTACAAAGAAAAAAGAGCTGTTCTACGAAATCAGTTATCGGACGGGAGCAACACGCGTCGACAGCTGGATTGATATTGAAGGCGGTTTCGGTAATTTATTTGCCAATGCCTCGCTGCGTAAATTGTTCCCGAACCAACCGTATGACGTCGAAGGCGACCCAATCGACCTTTCCCGTGGCGGCCGATTCATGGCACATCATATCCTGGTGCCGAAACCGGGCGTCGCCGTACACATCAATGCATTCAACTTCCCAATCTGGGGCATGCTTGAAAAATGTGCCGTGAACTGGATGGCGGGCATGCCTGCAGTTGTGAAACCGGCAACATCAACGTCGTATCTTACTGAAGCGGTCGTTAAGGAAATCATCACTTCAGGAATTCTGCCTGAAGGCGCATTACAATTGATCTGCGGCAGCGCACACAATATACTCGACTTTGTGGAATCACAGGATGTGGTGACGTTCACAGGCTCTGCAGATACAGGGCGTAAACTGAAAGCAAATCCAAGAATCATCAGCGAAGCCGTTCCGTTTAATATGGAAGCCGATTCCCTGAACTGTTCTGTTTTAGGCGAAGATGCCGTTCCGGGAACGCCTGAATTCGATTTGTTTGTAAATCAGGTACGTTCTGAAATGACGGTAAAATGTGGCCAGAAATGTACCGCCATCCGCCGTATAATCGTTCCGGAAAGCCTTATTGAGGACGTGCAGATTGCGTTAGGGAAGGCCTTGGATAAAGTAACTATCGGTGACCCAAGATTGAAGGAAGTCCGTATGGGATCACTCGTCAGCAATGATCAGGTCAATGAAGTGAAAATGCGTACCAGGGAAATCGCGAAAACAGCTTCGATCGTTTATGGCGATTACGATAAGATTGCCACGGTGGGTGCCGATGCCTCAAAAGGCGCATTCATCAGTCCGATGTTGTTGCGTGAGGACAATCCGTTTAAGAATATAACTGTTCATGAAACGGAAGCTTTCGGTCCGGTAGCGACCTTAATGCCGTACAAAAATATTGAGGAGGCAGTGGAATTGGCAAAACTGGGCAAAGGCTCACTGGTTTCTTCGATCGTGACCAATTCGGATAAAATTGCTAAAGATTATGTCGTGAGCGCCGCATCGCATCACGGAAGGATTTTAGTCCTGAACCGCGAAAATGCGAAACAAAGCACCGGTCATGGTTCGCCATTACCGCAATTGGTGCATGGCGGTCCTGGAAGAGCAGGCGGCGGCGAAGAAATGGGCGGTGTTCGTGGTGTAAAGCATTATATGCAGCGTTGTGCGATACAGGGTTCCCCGACAACCTTGACCGAAATTACGGGAATTTATCAGCCGAATTCCGCCTATAAAGAAGCGCCGGAGCATCCGTTTAAATATTACTGGGATGATATCGAGCCGGGCATGTCGCTGAAAACGCACAAACGCACGGTGACCGATACCGACATCATCAATTTTGCAAACTTAACGTGGGACCATTTTTATGCCCATACCGATATTACTTCGCTGAAAGGAAGTATTTTCGAAAAGCGCACCGCACACGGTTATTTTATTTTAGCCGCTGCCGCAGGTTTGTTTGTCTGGCCGAATAAAGGTCCGGTTGCCGCAAATTACGGATTGGAAGAATGCCGTTTCCTGCGCCCGATTTACCACAATGATACGATGTATGTACGATTGACGTGCAAGCAAAAAGTGGAACGCGACAGCCGCGGCGAGGAATTGCCATCAGGAATCGTGAAATGGTTTGTGGAGGTTTTTGACCAAAATGATGAGCTTACAGCCATTGCCACGATTCTTACCATGGTTCAGAAAAAGTCGCCTTTCACCGAAATCAACCGGAACAATATTAATGAATACCTGACGAAACTTACCGTAAATCACAAAGCCAACTGGGGCACCATGACGCCACAGCATATGGTGGAGCACATGGAACAGCAATACCGTTTTGCCGCAAATCAGAAAGGAGATTTTGAAATCGCCACGCCTGCGGAGCATCTGGATAAATACCGCGAAACCATTTTCAATCACAGGCCGATGCCGCAGGGACATAAACATCCGCTGATGAGAGCAGAATGGAATGAGGATTTAGAGCATGCGGATTTGCCAATGGCTAAAATGAAATTACTCGAAGCCATGGACGCTTACGAACAATATTTCAAGGAAAACCCGGAAGTCCGTACGAAAAATGTGGTATTTGGCATGATGGATAAATTCGAGTGGGATTTACTGGCCAATAAGCATTTTGATCATCATTTTAAGCAGTTTGGGATTTTGGATTAG